The Spirosoma foliorum genome has a window encoding:
- a CDS encoding class I SAM-dependent methyltransferase produces the protein MGSQKMQAQLWSIAAQDWADYQETTLLPVFEQIAHDFSQIPARALLDVGCGSGLFCQLALQQGLNVSGLDATAELITIAQRKAPNGHFTTGDMEEMPYPDHSFDLVTGINSFQYAASPVQALKEAYRVLKPTGKLVVAIWGKAQECQAAVYLKALGALMPPPPPGTPGPFALSEDGALEKLVGDAGFQPGMRQRVSCPFVYPDLHTALKGLLSAGPAQRAIGNTSYEAAAEAVTNAIAPFRTELGGYRMGNTFYILEATK, from the coding sequence ATGGGATCACAGAAAATGCAGGCTCAACTTTGGAGTATAGCTGCTCAAGATTGGGCTGATTATCAGGAGACAACCTTGTTACCCGTATTCGAGCAGATAGCGCATGACTTTAGTCAGATACCAGCTCGTGCATTGCTTGATGTCGGTTGTGGATCAGGTTTGTTCTGCCAACTGGCGTTACAGCAGGGCCTAAACGTATCGGGTTTGGATGCCACGGCTGAACTCATCACAATTGCCCAGCGTAAAGCTCCCAATGGACATTTCACGACGGGCGACATGGAGGAAATGCCCTACCCCGACCATAGTTTTGATCTGGTTACGGGCATCAACTCGTTTCAGTATGCGGCCAGCCCGGTGCAGGCGTTGAAAGAAGCGTACCGCGTACTGAAACCGACTGGTAAACTGGTGGTTGCCATCTGGGGTAAAGCGCAGGAATGTCAAGCGGCTGTTTATCTGAAAGCGCTGGGCGCCCTGATGCCACCTCCGCCCCCCGGTACGCCCGGCCCATTTGCCCTCTCCGAAGACGGTGCATTAGAAAAACTGGTTGGCGATGCGGGTTTCCAGCCTGGTATGCGGCAGCGCGTGTCCTGCCCGTTCGTGTATCCCGATCTGCATACTGCTCTGAAAGGCTTGCTATCGGCGGGTCCGGCCCAGCGGGCTATCGGGAACACCTCATACGAAGCGGCTGCCGAGGCCGTTACCAACGCCATTGCTCCCTTCAGGACCGAATTAGGGGGATATCGAATGGGGAACACGTTTTATATACTGGAGGCAACAAAATAG